One window of the Candidatus Polarisedimenticolia bacterium genome contains the following:
- a CDS encoding fumarate reductase/succinate dehydrogenase flavoprotein subunit: MAEVQAHQHDVLVVGAGGAGLRAAIEASASGVSVGLVCKSLLGKAHTVMAEGGIAAALANVDERDSWQVHFADTMRGGGYLNDWRMAEFHAKEAPACVRELEAWGALFDRTRDGKILQRNFGGHRYPRLAHVGDRTGLEMIRTLQDTGVHRGIDVHMECTVTSLLKDGDAVAGALAYDRERGFFHLFRAKAIILATGGIGRAFRITSNSWEYTGDGHALAFEAGAELMDMEFVQFHPTGMVWPPSVQGILVTEGVRGEGGILLNKDGKRFMFDDIPENYRAQTADNEEEGWRYTQGDRNARRPPELLTRDHVARCIMREIKSGRGSPHGGVFLDIAWIRRKISGAEERIKKKLPSMYHQFKQLADIDITQEAMEVGPTTHYVMGGVRVDPETQMSTVPGLFAAGECAAGLHGANRLGGNSLSDLLVFGKRAGAYAARFAKERGLGQTDAEAVERRVRGALEPFSRPPGEGEGAYVIQRDLQNTMQDLVGIVRTEQEMRRALEEIASLEKRAEKVRAEGNRQYNPAWHTALDLRCMLTISEAITRSALARKESRGAHFREDYPKKDPEAGRFNVVVKAAPDGAMLVERRPIPDMRPDLAAIVKEQG, from the coding sequence ATGGCCGAAGTCCAGGCGCACCAACACGACGTGCTCGTGGTCGGCGCGGGCGGAGCTGGGTTGCGCGCGGCCATTGAGGCGTCGGCGTCGGGCGTCTCCGTGGGCCTCGTCTGCAAGTCGCTCCTGGGGAAGGCCCACACGGTGATGGCGGAAGGGGGGATCGCGGCGGCTCTCGCCAACGTCGACGAGCGCGACTCGTGGCAGGTGCACTTCGCCGACACGATGCGCGGCGGGGGCTACCTCAACGACTGGAGGATGGCGGAGTTCCACGCCAAGGAGGCTCCCGCTTGCGTCCGGGAGCTGGAGGCCTGGGGAGCCCTGTTCGACCGCACTCGGGACGGCAAGATCCTCCAAAGGAACTTCGGCGGGCACCGCTATCCGAGACTCGCCCACGTGGGTGATCGCACCGGACTCGAGATGATTCGCACCCTGCAGGACACCGGCGTCCATCGCGGAATCGACGTTCACATGGAATGCACCGTCACGTCGCTGCTCAAGGACGGCGACGCCGTCGCCGGGGCGCTGGCCTATGATCGCGAGCGGGGGTTCTTTCATCTCTTCAGAGCGAAAGCGATCATCCTCGCCACGGGGGGGATCGGCCGGGCGTTCCGGATCACCAGCAACAGCTGGGAATACACGGGAGACGGCCACGCCCTGGCCTTCGAAGCCGGGGCCGAGCTGATGGACATGGAATTCGTCCAGTTCCACCCTACCGGAATGGTCTGGCCCCCGAGCGTCCAGGGAATCCTCGTGACCGAAGGAGTCCGCGGCGAGGGAGGCATCCTGCTCAACAAGGACGGGAAGCGCTTCATGTTCGACGACATCCCCGAGAACTACCGCGCCCAGACGGCCGACAACGAGGAGGAGGGGTGGCGCTATACGCAGGGGGACAGGAATGCCCGCCGTCCGCCGGAGCTGCTGACCCGGGATCACGTGGCGCGCTGCATCATGCGCGAGATCAAGAGCGGCCGGGGAAGTCCCCACGGGGGCGTCTTTCTGGACATCGCCTGGATCCGGCGGAAGATCTCCGGAGCCGAGGAGCGCATCAAGAAGAAGCTCCCGAGCATGTACCATCAGTTCAAGCAACTTGCCGACATCGACATCACGCAGGAGGCGATGGAGGTGGGGCCGACCACCCATTACGTGATGGGGGGGGTGCGGGTAGACCCCGAGACCCAGATGTCGACGGTGCCCGGCCTCTTCGCCGCGGGCGAGTGCGCCGCGGGGCTGCATGGCGCGAACCGGCTCGGAGGGAATTCCCTTTCCGATCTTCTCGTCTTCGGCAAGCGCGCCGGAGCGTATGCCGCCCGGTTCGCCAAGGAGCGAGGCCTCGGCCAGACCGACGCCGAAGCGGTCGAGCGCCGGGTCCGCGGGGCCCTGGAGCCCTTTTCGAGGCCGCCCGGCGAAGGAGAAGGCGCCTATGTCATCCAGCGCGATCTCCAAAACACGATGCAGGATCTCGTCGGAATCGTCCGCACCGAACAGGAGATGCGGCGGGCGTTGGAGGAAATCGCCTCGCTCGAAAAGCGCGCGGAAAAGGTGCGCGCCGAGGGAAACCGCCAGTACAACCCGGCCTGGCATACCGCCCTCGACTTGAGATGCATGCTCACGATTTCCGAGGCTATCACGCGCTCGGCTCTCGCGAGAAAGGAAAGCCGGGGAGCCCACTTCCGCGAGGATTATCCGAAGAAAGATCCGGAGGCGGGACGGTTCAACGTCGTCGTAAAGGCGGCCCCGGACGGCGCCATGCTCGTAGAGCGGAGGCCTATTCCCGACATGCGGCCCGATCTCGCGGCCATCGTCAAGGAGCAGGGCTGA
- a CDS encoding succinate dehydrogenase/fumarate reductase iron-sulfur subunit has product MMTSATFRIWRGDARGGEFQDYSTEVVEGMVVLDAILQIQAEQAGDLAVRWNCKAGKCGSCSAEIDGKPRLMCMTRLSELSLAAPVTVEPMRAFPRIRDLACDVSWNFEVKKRIKPFKPRPPDAPDGTWRMSQEDVERVQEFRKCIECFLCQDVCHVLREHHRHDAFIGPRFFVHAAALEMHPLDVEDRIDELGAAQGIGYCNITKCCTKVCPENITITDNAIIPLKERLVDRRYDPLKKLWDWLRPAGRP; this is encoded by the coding sequence CTGATGACGTCCGCCACGTTCCGAATCTGGCGCGGGGACGCGCGCGGCGGCGAATTCCAGGACTACTCGACCGAGGTCGTCGAAGGAATGGTCGTCCTGGATGCCATCCTGCAGATCCAGGCGGAGCAGGCGGGAGACCTGGCGGTGCGCTGGAACTGCAAGGCCGGCAAGTGCGGCTCCTGCTCGGCGGAAATCGACGGAAAACCCCGGTTGATGTGCATGACTCGCCTCTCCGAGCTTTCGCTGGCGGCCCCCGTGACCGTGGAGCCGATGCGCGCCTTCCCCCGCATCCGGGACCTGGCGTGCGACGTCTCCTGGAACTTCGAGGTGAAGAAACGAATCAAGCCGTTCAAGCCGCGTCCACCCGACGCGCCGGACGGGACGTGGCGGATGTCGCAGGAGGACGTCGAGCGGGTCCAGGAGTTCCGGAAGTGCATCGAGTGCTTCCTTTGCCAGGACGTCTGCCACGTCCTGCGGGAGCACCACCGGCACGACGCTTTCATCGGCCCGCGCTTCTTCGTCCACGCGGCCGCGCTGGAGATGCATCCTCTCGACGTCGAGGATCGGATCGACGAGCTGGGAGCCGCCCAGGGAATCGGCTACTGCAACATCACCAAATGCTGCACCAAGGTCTGCCCGGAGAACATCACCATCACCGACAACGCCATCATTCCCCTCAAGGAGCGGCTGGTGGACCGCCGCTACGATCCCTTGAAGAAGCTGTGGGACTGGCTCCGGCCGGCGGGCCGCCCGTAA
- a CDS encoding tetratricopeptide repeat protein, whose translation MRRIILASLAAALLWPALARAQSESPAMRDAAALYRAGRFAEAAKAYETVTSQEPDNGTAWYQWGQSLWEIGETARALEALQKADPLLAGMPMMQAGVRFRIGRAYARLKEREKAFEWLGRSMLT comes from the coding sequence ATGAGACGAATCATCCTGGCGTCCCTGGCGGCGGCCCTCTTGTGGCCGGCGCTGGCGCGAGCGCAGAGCGAATCGCCGGCGATGCGCGACGCGGCGGCTCTCTACCGGGCCGGCAGATTCGCGGAGGCGGCGAAGGCCTACGAGACGGTCACGAGCCAGGAGCCCGACAACGGCACGGCCTGGTACCAGTGGGGGCAGTCGCTCTGGGAGATCGGGGAGACGGCGCGAGCCCTCGAGGCGCTGCAGAAGGCCGATCCGCTCCTGGCCGGAATGCCGATGATGCAAGCGGGCGTCCGCTTCCGAATCGGCCGCGCCTACGCCCGGCTCAAAGAGCGGGAAAAGGCCTTCGAATGGCTGGGCCGCTCTATGCTCACTTGA
- a CDS encoding LysR family transcriptional regulator has translation MQRRWEARPRWRLIGGQEIALGPGKADLLEAIQRHGSITAAARDLGMSYRRAWLLVETMNRCFPTPLVATSRWRGRGASLSEAGREVLNLYRDLERKSLRAARQPLRRLEALLGIAATKPAGSTRGSKRRTARRRPAVGEGPRPERRTRRADGP, from the coding sequence ATGCAGCGGCGGTGGGAAGCGCGACCTCGATGGCGGCTGATCGGCGGCCAGGAGATCGCCCTGGGGCCCGGGAAGGCGGATTTATTGGAGGCGATCCAGCGCCACGGCTCCATCACCGCGGCCGCGCGGGATCTCGGGATGTCCTATCGAAGAGCCTGGCTCCTGGTGGAGACGATGAATCGCTGTTTCCCCACGCCCCTGGTGGCGACGTCTCGATGGCGCGGGCGGGGAGCGTCGCTTTCCGAGGCGGGAAGGGAGGTTCTCAATCTCTATCGCGACCTCGAGCGAAAGAGCCTCCGGGCTGCGCGGCAGCCACTGCGCCGCCTGGAGGCGCTCCTGGGGATCGCGGCCACGAAGCCGGCCGGCTCGACGCGCGGATCGAAGCGAAGGACCGCGCGGCGTCGCCCGGCCGTGGGAGAGGGGCCACGCCCCGAGCGCCGCACGCGGCGGGCGGATGGGCCCTGA
- the modA gene encoding molybdate ABC transporter substrate-binding protein, with protein sequence MRSYRRIAAFLLPAALAGGLGAAAPKRPIEISVYAAASLRDVLEDLAPRCESQVGIRPVFNFGGSNDLARQIIAAGKADLFLSADEAWMDKVAAAGLVDGSSRLSLLSNRLVVVGPADTAIALQGPADLNQPAIRRLALANPEAVPAGEYARAWLEKAGLWDALQGRIVPSLDVRAALSLVESGAADAGVVYRSDVAISRKVRILYEVPAADGPRISYALAALKGPGDPAAVRRLLAWLTGLEATRAFERYGFVVLAHPS encoded by the coding sequence TTGCGAAGTTATCGCCGGATCGCAGCGTTCTTGCTCCCCGCCGCCCTCGCAGGCGGGCTGGGCGCCGCCGCGCCAAAGCGGCCGATCGAGATTTCCGTCTACGCCGCCGCCAGCCTGCGCGACGTCCTCGAGGATCTCGCGCCTCGCTGCGAATCGCAGGTGGGGATCCGTCCGGTGTTCAACTTCGGAGGCTCCAACGATCTCGCCCGGCAGATTATCGCCGCCGGGAAGGCCGATCTGTTCCTGTCGGCGGACGAGGCCTGGATGGACAAGGTCGCCGCCGCTGGGCTCGTCGACGGATCCTCCCGGCTCTCCCTGCTTTCGAACCGCCTCGTCGTGGTCGGCCCAGCCGATACGGCCATCGCGCTTCAAGGACCGGCGGACTTGAACCAGCCGGCAATCCGCCGGCTCGCCCTGGCCAATCCCGAGGCCGTGCCCGCCGGGGAATATGCCAGGGCCTGGCTCGAAAAAGCCGGGCTTTGGGACGCGCTGCAAGGCCGGATCGTCCCTTCGCTCGACGTCCGCGCCGCCCTGAGCCTGGTGGAAAGCGGCGCCGCCGATGCCGGGGTCGTCTACCGGAGCGACGTCGCGATCTCCAGGAAGGTGCGCATCCTGTACGAGGTCCCGGCCGCGGACGGCCCGCGCATTTCGTACGCGCTAGCCGCCTTGAAGGGCCCCGGGGATCCCGCGGCGGTGCGGCGATTGCTCGCCTGGCTCACCGGCCTGGAGGCGACGCGCGCCTTCGAGCGTTATGGATTCGTCGTGCTGGCGCATCCTTCGTGA
- the modB gene encoding molybdate ABC transporter permease subunit has product MSGDALVPLLLSLKVAAAATAVILPPGVFLGWLLARYDVRGKSVLETLTALPLVLPPTAIGYLLLRLLARDGLLGERTLGFDPGLLLTWKAAALASAIMALPLVARTARVAFERVDPRLEAVARTLGVGRWRAFLGVTLPLARSGLLAAAILGFGRALGEFGATVIVAGNIPGRTQTLALAIFNDMQVGRDREAMILVGITVVLAFAAIWCVELLLKPDRRAA; this is encoded by the coding sequence GTGAGCGGAGACGCCCTGGTTCCGTTGCTCCTGAGCCTGAAGGTCGCTGCCGCGGCGACCGCGGTCATCCTACCTCCCGGAGTCTTCCTCGGCTGGCTTCTCGCCCGCTACGACGTGCGCGGCAAGAGCGTCTTGGAAACGCTGACCGCCCTGCCGCTCGTCCTGCCACCGACGGCGATCGGTTATCTTCTGCTTCGCCTGCTCGCGCGTGACGGTCTCTTGGGCGAGCGGACCCTCGGATTCGACCCGGGGCTGCTCCTCACCTGGAAGGCGGCGGCCCTCGCCTCGGCCATCATGGCGCTGCCGCTGGTCGCGCGCACCGCCCGCGTGGCGTTCGAGCGGGTCGATCCCCGCCTCGAGGCGGTGGCCCGCACCCTCGGGGTCGGCCGCTGGCGCGCCTTCCTCGGCGTCACCCTGCCCCTGGCCCGATCCGGCCTTTTGGCCGCGGCGATCCTGGGATTCGGCCGCGCTCTCGGCGAGTTCGGAGCCACGGTCATCGTGGCCGGGAACATTCCCGGCCGGACCCAGACGCTGGCCCTGGCGATCTTCAACGACATGCAGGTGGGGCGCGATCGCGAAGCCATGATTCTCGTCGGCATCACCGTCGTCCTGGCTTTTGCCGCGATCTGGTGCGTGGAGCTTCTCCTGAAGCCGGATCGCAGGGCCGCCTGA
- the modC gene encoding molybdenum ABC transporter ATP-binding protein, with translation MPALRIDLTVPLDRFILRVRWETSSQFLGIFGHSGAGKTTILEVIAGLRSDASGVVAVANRLCLDSESGINLPPEHRGLGYVPQEGLLFPHRDVLGNVLAGTRRAAGSPRRLDPERVLRVLELNGLERRPVGKLSGGEKQRVALARALCSGPSLLLLDEPLAGLDLPLRRRILPFLLRVREEFSLPTILVSHDPTEIRILCDEILVLEEGRTLACGPAQRAFADPRVFPIARDEGFENALRGEVGEEEEGMTCVALASGCRVRLRGDGLVRGRKVIIGLRAEDLILAIDPPRGLSAQNVLPGVVREVTEAAEGDGVEASVPVTIELAGTGQSVLASITPRSRRELDLRPGLPVHLVFKAQACRVLAAL, from the coding sequence ATGCCGGCGCTGCGGATCGACCTGACGGTTCCTCTCGACCGCTTCATTCTCAGGGTCCGCTGGGAAACGAGCTCTCAGTTCCTGGGAATCTTCGGTCACTCCGGGGCGGGCAAGACCACGATCCTCGAGGTGATTGCCGGCCTGCGCTCCGATGCGTCCGGGGTGGTCGCCGTCGCCAACCGTCTTTGTCTCGATTCGGAGTCGGGGATCAACCTCCCTCCGGAGCACCGCGGCTTGGGCTACGTGCCTCAGGAGGGACTCTTGTTTCCGCATCGCGACGTCCTGGGGAACGTGCTCGCCGGGACGCGCCGCGCGGCAGGATCGCCCCGGCGCCTGGATCCCGAAAGAGTGCTTCGTGTCCTGGAGCTGAATGGCCTGGAGCGTCGTCCGGTTGGAAAGCTTTCGGGCGGCGAGAAGCAGCGAGTCGCCCTGGCTCGCGCTCTCTGCTCCGGGCCCAGTCTTCTGCTGCTCGACGAGCCCCTCGCTGGCCTCGACCTGCCGCTGCGCCGGCGGATCCTCCCCTTTCTTCTCCGGGTTCGCGAGGAGTTCTCGCTGCCGACGATCCTCGTCTCGCACGATCCGACCGAAATCCGGATCCTGTGCGACGAGATTCTCGTTCTCGAAGAGGGAAGAACGCTGGCCTGCGGCCCGGCGCAGAGAGCCTTCGCGGATCCGAGGGTCTTCCCCATAGCACGGGACGAGGGATTCGAGAACGCGCTGCGGGGGGAGGTGGGGGAAGAAGAGGAGGGTATGACATGCGTCGCCCTTGCCTCCGGATGCCGGGTTCGCCTGCGCGGAGACGGCCTGGTCCGGGGCCGCAAGGTGATCATCGGACTGCGCGCCGAGGATCTGATCCTGGCGATCGACCCTCCCCGCGGCCTCTCGGCGCAGAACGTTCTGCCGGGCGTGGTCCGAGAAGTCACGGAGGCGGCGGAGGGGGACGGCGTCGAGGCAAGCGTCCCCGTCACGATCGAGCTGGCCGGGACCGGACAGTCAGTCCTCGCATCGATCACGCCCCGCTCCCGCCGGGAGCTGGATTTGCGGCCCGGTCTTCCGGTCCACCTCGTCTTCAAGGCCCAGGCCTGCCGCGTCCTCGCGGCGCTCTGA
- a CDS encoding porin — MAFLLALSGSEARAWITLAEGEKGKLELEARLMIWAVREGPDFPYPAGTPAQDGSTTDFMIRRARLLMRAQLSPRLDGYLQFGQDNVASKIFAEDAGFRVKDAYLNYKPADAFQLLAGQFKVPFLRQNLQGDFDLLLVERAGLTALRPAREGSRDVGGMVWGNAGGFQYRAALFDGSDQERTTSQSSLRGSTRLSWNWFTRETGVSYPGTTLGEKRVLQFGIQGDRQDRRLDSRDDSGFTTELRNYRSLAADVYYEEPFTGRWSLTLEGAYLDRRDDYANPALNTRHIDTYYTQAGLLLPGGGPPGRFQLTARYEKLDSDRGAGVDSIRARTFGLNWFAPGEKVRIQTDWTHRSETPVPLHNEEIRLSIVSIW; from the coding sequence TTGGCGTTTCTGCTCGCCCTATCCGGTTCCGAGGCGCGCGCCTGGATCACGCTGGCCGAGGGGGAGAAGGGAAAGCTCGAGCTCGAAGCCAGGCTCATGATCTGGGCAGTCCGCGAGGGGCCCGATTTTCCGTATCCGGCCGGCACTCCGGCCCAGGACGGGAGCACGACCGATTTCATGATTCGCCGGGCCCGGCTCCTCATGCGCGCGCAATTGTCCCCTCGTCTGGATGGATACCTGCAGTTCGGCCAGGACAACGTCGCCAGCAAGATATTCGCCGAAGACGCCGGATTCCGCGTCAAGGATGCCTACCTGAATTACAAGCCGGCTGACGCTTTTCAACTGCTCGCCGGACAGTTCAAAGTACCGTTTCTCCGCCAGAACCTTCAAGGGGACTTCGACCTGCTCCTGGTGGAACGGGCCGGATTGACCGCTCTCCGGCCCGCCCGCGAGGGATCGCGCGACGTGGGTGGGATGGTGTGGGGCAATGCCGGCGGCTTCCAATATCGCGCCGCGCTCTTCGACGGCTCCGATCAGGAGAGAACGACGAGCCAAAGCTCCCTGCGCGGTTCCACCCGCCTCTCCTGGAACTGGTTCACGCGCGAGACCGGAGTCAGTTATCCGGGCACGACGCTCGGCGAAAAGCGCGTCCTGCAGTTCGGGATCCAGGGGGATCGGCAGGATCGGCGCCTTGATTCGCGGGACGATTCGGGTTTTACGACGGAGCTGAGGAATTACCGTTCGCTGGCCGCGGACGTCTACTACGAGGAGCCTTTCACCGGACGATGGTCGCTCACGCTCGAAGGAGCCTATCTCGACCGGCGGGACGACTACGCCAACCCGGCCTTGAACACCCGGCACATCGACACTTACTACACTCAGGCCGGGCTGCTCCTGCCCGGAGGCGGCCCGCCGGGCCGCTTCCAGCTCACGGCACGATACGAGAAGCTGGACTCCGATCGCGGAGCCGGGGTCGATTCGATCCGGGCCCGTACGTTCGGGCTCAACTGGTTTGCGCCGGGCGAGAAGGTGAGGATTCAGACTGATTGGACGCATCGCTCCGAGACGCCCGTGCCGCTCCATAACGAGGAGATTCGCCTGTCGATCGTCTCGATCTGGTGA
- a CDS encoding anthrone oxygenase family protein: MTRRIVLFAGILLTALVTGVFWGTWFTLTRSLEAFSPAEFLHIGKTIIANVAVPMRLLMPSALFLLVAAVWLHPAKRSASFALLVASLGLLLATLLITLLVEVPIDNEIRRWTVATLPEDFEAKRLTWKSFHAWRTLTSVASLGALLASVLSPSGSGYASR, translated from the coding sequence ATGACCCGTCGCATCGTCTTGTTTGCGGGAATCCTGCTGACGGCCCTGGTGACGGGCGTGTTCTGGGGAACCTGGTTCACGCTCACGCGCTCGCTCGAGGCGTTTTCCCCCGCGGAATTCCTGCACATCGGGAAGACGATCATCGCGAACGTCGCGGTTCCGATGCGGCTCCTCATGCCCTCGGCCCTGTTCCTCTTGGTCGCAGCGGTATGGCTGCACCCGGCGAAACGTTCCGCGAGCTTCGCCCTCCTGGTCGCGAGCCTGGGACTCCTACTCGCCACGCTGCTGATCACTCTGCTGGTGGAGGTGCCGATCGACAATGAGATCCGCCGGTGGACCGTCGCCACGCTACCCGAAGACTTCGAGGCGAAGCGCCTGACCTGGAAGAGTTTCCACGCCTGGAGGACACTGACGTCGGTCGCGAGTCTGGGGGCGCTCCTGGCGAGTGTTCTGTCTCCCTCGGGCTCCGGCTACGCGAGTCGCTAG
- a CDS encoding isoprenylcysteine carboxylmethyltransferase family protein, which produces MAPSTMNGVLRDPSSDSPEVVAFPPMLYLTAFAIGLVMHFLFPIGRLLSLPARLLGVFLIAASGALAIPAKRAMRRAGTNINPKLPATAMVTDGPFRYTRNPLYLSLAALYAGLALLIGAVWPLVWLVPLMILVHWGVVRREERYLEAKFGDAYRAYKARVRRWI; this is translated from the coding sequence ATGGCCCCATCGACGATGAACGGCGTCCTCCGGGACCCAAGCTCCGATTCCCCGGAAGTCGTCGCTTTTCCGCCCATGCTTTACTTGACCGCCTTCGCCATCGGTCTGGTCATGCATTTCCTCTTTCCCATCGGCCGCCTTCTCTCGCTTCCGGCCAGGCTGCTCGGCGTTTTCCTCATCGCGGCAAGCGGCGCCCTGGCGATTCCGGCGAAGAGGGCGATGCGCCGCGCCGGCACCAACATCAACCCCAAGCTCCCGGCCACCGCGATGGTCACCGACGGACCATTCCGCTACACGCGGAACCCTCTCTATCTCTCGCTCGCCGCTCTCTACGCCGGGCTGGCGCTGCTGATCGGCGCCGTCTGGCCGCTGGTGTGGCTCGTGCCTTTGATGATTCTCGTCCACTGGGGGGTGGTGCGCCGGGAGGAGCGTTATCTGGAAGCGAAGTTCGGGGACGCCTATCGAGCCTACAAGGCGAGGGTGCGAAGGTGGATCTAG
- a CDS encoding prephenate dehydrogenase/arogenate dehydrogenase family protein: protein MRSRDSGSGSLPPDSPRDENLDDLRDRISRIDQELVAMAAQRVALARRAGELKRRRGIPTVDYAQERIVVERARRAARELGLGSAVAEELMAGLIRASVTAQDDDNLRLAAVGTGKTAVVVGGAGRMGRWMVGFLSAQGFRTGVLDPAAPAETNDATRRALPSADLVVCSTPPAATARLYLDWLQEPPSGVVVDIASIKTPLIEPIRALQRSGGRVASIHPMFGPSTYLLRDADVVVCDTDDSGTLETVESLFQPTTARLVRVPLVDHDRIMADLLSLAHASAIAFALALPATKPPVRSTSFRALESLAAAVVRESPEVYYEIQAKNPHSPAALERLRAALDRLTASIRAQDVDGFRSLLEEGRTRTPETPG, encoded by the coding sequence ATGCGATCCAGAGACTCCGGAAGCGGTTCCCTGCCGCCCGATTCGCCGCGGGATGAAAACCTGGACGATCTGCGCGATCGCATCAGCCGGATCGATCAGGAGCTCGTGGCGATGGCCGCGCAGCGCGTCGCGCTCGCGCGGCGGGCGGGGGAGCTGAAGCGCCGGCGGGGAATCCCCACGGTGGACTACGCTCAGGAGAGGATCGTCGTGGAGCGTGCGCGCCGGGCCGCCCGGGAGCTGGGTCTCGGATCGGCAGTGGCGGAGGAGCTCATGGCCGGGCTCATCCGCGCTTCGGTGACGGCGCAAGACGACGACAACCTGCGCCTGGCGGCCGTCGGAACGGGGAAGACGGCGGTCGTCGTGGGAGGGGCCGGCCGGATGGGCCGGTGGATGGTCGGTTTCCTCTCGGCTCAGGGATTCCGCACCGGCGTCCTCGATCCGGCCGCCCCGGCGGAGACGAACGACGCGACCCGGCGGGCGCTCCCGTCCGCCGATCTCGTCGTCTGCTCCACCCCTCCCGCCGCTACAGCCAGGCTCTATCTCGACTGGCTCCAAGAGCCCCCTTCCGGGGTCGTGGTCGATATCGCCAGCATCAAGACTCCGCTGATCGAACCGATCCGGGCGCTGCAGCGCTCGGGCGGCCGCGTCGCCTCGATCCATCCGATGTTCGGTCCCTCCACCTACCTGCTGCGCGACGCCGACGTGGTGGTCTGCGACACGGACGACTCCGGAACGCTGGAGACGGTGGAGAGCCTCTTCCAGCCGACGACCGCCCGGCTGGTCCGCGTGCCGCTGGTCGATCACGATCGGATCATGGCCGATCTACTGAGCCTCGCCCACGCCTCCGCCATCGCTTTCGCCCTCGCCTTGCCCGCGACGAAGCCCCCGGTGCGGAGCACCTCCTTTCGCGCGCTGGAATCGCTCGCCGCGGCGGTCGTTCGCGAGAGTCCGGAGGTGTATTACGAGATCCAAGCGAAGAACCCGCACTCGCCCGCCGCCCTCGAGCGCTTGCGCGCGGCGCTGGACCGCCTGACCGCTTCCATTCGGGCGCAGGATGTGGATGGATTCCGTTCCCTTCTCGAGGAAGGAAGGACCCGGACGCCCGAAACGCCGGGATGA
- a CDS encoding SRPBCC domain-containing protein has translation MEKNLIAQASTDIDASPKEVWKALLDPEAIRQYMFGARVDSDWREGSPIVWRGEWKGKAYEDKGVVLRVRPEQKLEYSHFSPLSGMRDDPENYHTVTIELAPRGNGTRVTLAQDKNRTEEARDHSQKNWEMMLQDLKKVAET, from the coding sequence ATGGAGAAGAACTTGATCGCTCAGGCCTCCACCGACATCGACGCCTCTCCGAAGGAAGTTTGGAAGGCGCTTCTCGACCCCGAGGCGATCCGGCAATACATGTTCGGCGCCCGCGTCGACTCCGACTGGCGGGAAGGAAGCCCGATCGTCTGGCGCGGAGAGTGGAAGGGAAAGGCCTACGAGGACAAGGGGGTCGTCCTGCGCGTCAGACCGGAGCAGAAGCTCGAGTACAGCCACTTCAGCCCGCTTTCCGGCATGCGCGACGACCCGGAGAACTACCACACCGTCACCATCGAGCTCGCCCCGCGGGGAAATGGCACGCGCGTCACGCTGGCGCAGGACAAGAACCGCACGGAAGAGGCCCGGGACCATTCGCAGAAGAACTGGGAGATGATGCTCCAAGACCTGAAGAAAGTCGCCGAGACCTAG
- a CDS encoding gamma-glutamylcyclotransferase family protein, whose product MPDSAPRTVEIFFYGLFMDVELLRQQALVPRRPRRAFVDGFEIRIGARASLVPAAGGRAYGMLMALPAPEIARLYRAPGLERYLPEAILARTMEGEAVPALCYNLAEPPGPSERNEAYAARLRAVLSARGFPEDYVASVR is encoded by the coding sequence ATGCCGGATAGCGCTCCACGAACGGTCGAGATATTCTTCTATGGCCTGTTCATGGACGTGGAGCTTCTCCGCCAGCAAGCGCTGGTTCCCAGGCGCCCGCGGCGCGCTTTCGTCGACGGATTCGAGATCCGCATCGGCGCGCGGGCCAGCCTCGTACCCGCGGCCGGCGGGCGCGCCTACGGCATGCTGATGGCGCTCCCGGCACCCGAGATCGCCCGGCTGTACCGGGCCCCCGGGCTGGAGCGATACCTGCCGGAAGCCATCCTGGCGCGCACGATGGAAGGCGAGGCGGTCCCGGCGCTCTGTTACAATCTGGCGGAGCCGCCAGGCCCTTCGGAGCGCAACGAGGCCTATGCCGCCCGGCTCCGGGCCGTGTTGTCGGCGCGGGGATTTCCCGAAGACTATGTAGCCTCCGTCCGTTAG